Within Vigna unguiculata cultivar IT97K-499-35 chromosome 2, ASM411807v1, whole genome shotgun sequence, the genomic segment AATTTCAATTAAGAATTTCTATACATAAGTATGAATGAGCTTAATTAGATttgcttgaaaaataaaaaaaataaaaaagttccCTCAGTTTGCATGTCCATAGATTTCAGTTTTTCaaccccatttttttttttttatgtttgttaaaTCTGGGGGAAAGTGTATTGCAAAAAtgtaatgaataaataattaactttgGGAGTTAACCTAAAAGTTTGGCAAAACAATGAAAAGTTTAATTAAGCCTAACTAAATATCCTATAATCAGATAATGGGTTTGGTACTTTAACACCGAAAGTAGTTATTGTTCAATTGTGTTATGTTTTAGATCATGATTTCAAATGAATTAGAAATTCAATTCTATAACCATAATCGAAGctaaaaaggaagaaagacCAGTGAAGTAGTACTTCATGGATTTTGAATTATGAAAATCTTGACCacttttctaattaaattttcacCTAAGTTCAGCTTGTATTTCTATTTACTACAGAGTTTATTGTATAGAAAACAATTCAACTAGGAATATGATGTTAGCATTAATACTTCCTgcattcataatttattaatgtcttttactctcttttttttttctttattttaaaatcattgtcATTTCTATTTAATGTCCAACAATCTTTTTTGAGTCCTATCGTAATTTGATTTATAGAGattctaatttaaattctttaattcattaaatgatattaaaatattaaaacagatatgctttaattaaattataataaaacaatgcattagtaaataaaacaatgatttgtgtacattaatttaaaaaagaaacaatggTTTTGAAATGGTAAGATTAATTGAGCACTACctcatttaaattgaaaatcacGATAAAATGAAATCCCAATAATTGGTTGTACAATAGTTCAAAGTTGATTTTGGGTGATGACTTAGCTTATTTCAGtcacaaattaaacttcaaaaatTTCTTCATGAACTATGAAATTCCCACCAAATTAACACACTcaccaaaaatataattaatggaTATATCCCCACAATAGAGAAAGCTAGATTGACTTTAGGTTAAGGGATTCTGATTCAACTttctttgaaaaaataatgtttaattcaatttcaaacatatttaattgGGTTCTCACCAGTCGAAACTAAACCATGAGTACATAATAATGGTTTGCTTTTGTTATCTATTTATTGGGTATACTTAGTTTTGTATTGTGTTGCATCTTATGTTGGTATTAAGCTACTatataaattatacttaaattaaattgcatttaataaaagtttagcatcatgataagataaaaagttAGATCTTATATATTATCATCCATGATAGTCTTGCTAATTAAGAAGAAAACTGCTGCTGTCTTATTATCATTGTAGAATGTTGGGAATTgaaaactttgttttttttttttttacatatactCACAAACAGgagtataaaatttaaataaaagatacaaTAAACTTGGCGTCATTCGTCTCTTAAAATCTATATTTATAGAtactcaacaatttttttttgtctttggtcatctaatttttttatttaattaagtttcattttttgttaaaccaatttaatttagtcattaacATTTGGTTTTTATAAACAACGTTAACATCTTATTTGATCATATCACGTGTATTACAAGGATTTCATGAAGTTACTAACAATTATGTTCTCAAAGTTTTAACCTGATAATGGGCCAAAgcttcaatgtaaaatatattggtTATTTTGTTGGACTATTCGTTTGAGTTACTTTCGTGATTGTCAGAAATCTGTTTGGTGTGTAAAGAGTGTAGGTCTTTATAAcattgttgtgtttttttattattatttatatgtaattgTCTTGATCTACTTTTGTAAATTGAGACATCATTCTCCacattctttttctatttcctaTTATCCCCTTTTCGATTCATATTTGTTATCGATGTTAAAATAACTCAacgtaaatatttaaattcattttatttttaaatttaaaatttttaaaacacatattttaaacttataactttttttaaatattaaaaatataaatataaagttgttgttataatttttaaattttaatatttgaaataattaagaaaactaatagcTTTGTTAGTTTTCTTCCATGATTTAGGGTTGAGATCATTCTTTCTTAGAtgagttgtttattttaatttttgttattctttacCTAATATCACGTGAATTAAACACTTTACATATTactctaatattatttttttaaatgattgttTAACTTATTTTTGTAAGTTCTACTATTCAATTcatattagtatttaaaatattttctccattAAACATTTTACGTAAATAGTGTCACGTTATTTgttgtaataataaattttagtagacaatgctatttaattttaaataactctTATAACCACTACATTACATTTTGCATAGGGTCAGTAGGAGAAGACAAAAAACTTTAATAGTAATTATTTCTACAATGTTGAGTACTTCTCCTTCATTGTAGTCTTGTATTATAGGTCTTctaaaggttttttttttatctttttggagTTCTTAGATACTATTTGCATAAGATACTCCCACACACAAGTTGGTTTCATTCTGAGTCAGATTGTAATAAATGTTTGTCAAAAAAGATCTCAAACTACTTTGTCTAGAACTTCTATTATGCATAGTGATATATCATCTTTTTGTAGATCTAATCGAGCCTCATTACTCAATTATCATCACTACACATGTTAACTGAGATTATCAATTTGATTAAGTGCTCTTTAGCTCAAGTGATGGAGTCTGTAGATTAGTCAATGGTGATtaatcatgataatatttgtgtTGTGAATGAATCTTCTCTTGCTAAGAATATTGATGGTAGTGTGTTTATGAAATATGATTCCTTGGCTGGTACGCATTCTTTGGAGAATGTCACTCTCATTGTCAATAGTTTGCCAGATTTACAATAATTAGATTCAAATCATAGTAGCTCAACGATAGTTCTTACTCCTTTGACGTCTAAATAGACTTGTTTTGGGaaggaattaaaaataatttttaaatgggCTAATATacttgataagagaaaattctATTACTGAAAAGGATGATGAGTCCGTTTAAACTACAAGAAAGCTTGGTAGGGGTAGGTAGGCCAAAGAAAATTAATACTAAATCCTCCAAAACAAAAACTTCTGAATGTTAAAGTACTTTTTGGAATGTGAGAAAATTGactagttataattttttaatatgttgaggaatttgctttttttttatatatggaGTTCAAAATATGGTATGATTTTTATGATGAAAATCATGAATTTTATTCTGGATTTAGTGTAGTCTAACATAATCAACTTAGGTCAGCTAACTAACCATGAATATAGTTATTGATTGAAATTATCTATGTAAATAAACTTAACTACTATTTGAAACTATAGATATAGTTTTAAGAACTTTAAGCATCGGACAATGGGTATTATTGAattgaaaaaagtaaaaaacttGTCTGAGAAAGtgattaaacaattaaaaacttTGGTGATGAAGAAATATGAAAGCTATTGCTGTGTTTTGTGTGTCTGATATAACAGCACCAGAAACATCCATTAACGATGCAGAATAATGAGTGCATGTGATGGAGTTTCTTTATTAGGCAAGTGGGTGACGAGGATTCTCCATTAAGCATATAAATTTAGCCCAATTAGGTAACAAAAAATGGTTTTAGATATGAGTTTGTGTGTGTCATCTACGATGAAGTTTGTCTACAATGGTAACAACAAATATGATAAGGCCCAGATATCAGATATGGCATAGTGACAGAATCAAACAAGAGAAAGCTGATTTTACGTATCACAATTTTGCCAAACATGAGGGACATCATTAAAACCAAACTTTGCACAATCATCACTTAAAGGCCACTTCGATTATGGGGCCAAACGACACATACAAAATTGGTGCCCAGTAGAAACTTTGTCTCCATCTTTCTTCTATTATGCCCTGCAATTTGGGTTTTATGGGCCCCCAATTAAACCATCCCTTACCCTTAATCACACAGGCCCAACTTCTTCtatcatttctaatttttgcATTATTCAAACATATATCTACTTAGATGGAGTTCAACATCATCactattaataacaaaattctttttttttttatgtttttaatttgattcCATTTTTCATATATTCAAATGTGGAACCTTTCGCAAACCAGAACAGTCCCACCATACACCAATTAATTCACACATTATTGGTTGTCTTTATCCTATAATTGATTTGATGTACactaaaaatcattttgaaaacataGCCCCttctaaaatgaaaaaacatgTATAGACctgttgattttattttatacagaaattggttttttttcttcttctcgtATTTCCTCTGCTATAAATGTTTAGGTTTAAATCTCTTTCAAAAGATGTCTCAATTGTGTTTGCcggataaaatatatttttgatgtaaatattttgaaaattgtttttttacacCATATGCTTGACAACTCACTTTTAGAAAtacttttatcattaaaaaagagttaacttttatataaaaaaattttgaaatatgaaattaggttaagtatgtttttaatttttaaattttgacgaaaaaaatgaaatttataaactttaatacattttggtTCTCACACTTTATAAATGTATAgatagggatgacaaaaatatctGCGCCCGCAGATATCTCTGGATAAAATCCGCGATGGATAATTAGTATCCACGTGTATTTATTACCCGCAGGTAGCGGGCTAacaggtattttaatacccgcttataaatgGGTCGGATTTGGGTATCGTATTATCCGTACTCGCAGGTACATGTTAcctgtaaaatattaaaattaaaatttaatttagattttattaagttaaatttaattaaaattaaaattaaaattatattttattagattaaatttaattaaaattaaaatttaatttaatttaatttattttattttattttataattttatattaaaaattttataaaatatatatatatatatatatatattttaaatatttgcaggTATGCGGGTATCCACGGTACCCGCGAGTTTTTAAAAAATCCGCAGATATTTTTTAAGTGGGTACCCAACGAGTAAATGGACAGGTAAcagacaaatttttttttgcaagtCGGGTTGCAGGTATGCACTATCAGTACCTGACCTGTTGTCATCCCTATGTATAAATATAGtcatttttaacctaattatgctataaaaaattttaacgtGTTAAATGTACTTCGTgctaatatttgaattatttattcaatttgatatatttttgctttaatatcTACCAAAAAAACGTATCaacaaaatttaagataattaaattaaaaaaattgttaaaattttgaaaacaaaatatatcaatttcaattttgacgTCAAACTCTAGGTACAACAATATAAACATAGTTAACTAATGAATATAAAGTGAGTAAAAATTTGTAGGGTATCAAAATAATGGCAGccattcatataattttttaaacttgaaGGTGTCATGGAGAGAAGAAACTCTTTGAAATTGGTGTGGAGTATCTTCAAAATCTTTACAACCAGATGAAATATGAGTTGAAAGATGAGATTAGGGAAACATTGTTTCAGTGGAAGTAGAGAGCTTGACTCATAATTTGTAATAATCAGTTTTGGCAATGGCATTGTTCAGTCAACCCTTGATATTTCCATCCTCTGAAACAAGTGCTTTGGAAAGTGTGAGTCTCCTGTTTGCAGGTTAGAGAACTCTAACCTAATTAACAAGGCTATATCAGTAGCTGAAGGTTGCTTCTAACATGATTTTACAGTAAAAAAGAGAAGATGGTGAAAGCAGTGAAAGCAGCAATTGTGTTTATGGTTGGCACATTAGGTCAGTAACTTTGATCTCATAGCTGATTTTGAAGGCTACAGAATGTGGGAAAAGAGTGGAAAAAAGATtggaaaaagatgaaaaaaaaggcACATGTGGATGAGTATGGTCCAGTATCAACAACCAAATATTCTGGTTCCTCTTCCACATGACAGAGGCAATGCTTTCTGATATTGCAGGTTTATTGCAGCCAAACCTCCTCCATCAGAGACAACCAGACAAGTACAGCAGTTCCAAGACCCCACCACACCTTCCCACCCTCTTCCTTAAGGGAACACTTCCAACATCTCCATTTCacatttctttattctttacaCCAGACAAGATCTTGCAAACTATTATTCCATCTGTTTCACATCATTTCCAATCTTCACTCACACCAcccattctttttttttttctttttttcattgcACCTTCTGCTAAAACATTGCAatagtattttatttcaataacatCGTGGTTATGCTTCTTCCATAACGTTAACCCACCTTCgtacaacaaacaaacaaaacaaattagtAAAAGATAAGAGAGGGCCAATGCAACAAAAACCGTTACAGACACCAACAACGGGTAATTGCAATTTTTCGACCCCGGAGAGAGGAAACCAAAACCAATACATCTTAAGaccaaaaaaataaacactGCTGTGGATGCCGCCATCACGGAGAGTCAAtcgctgctgctgctgctgctgctgctcaTTTTAAGCCGTCTGATTGGTGAAGATGTGGGAGACGATGACGGTGAAGAAACGGACGGTGATGATGAAAGTGTAGAAACGGACGGTggcgatgatgatgatgacatgtCAGAggtctcttcctcttcttcttccaccagcTTTCGTTTGTTGTTAATCTCAATCTCAACACCAACATCATCGACCACACCGCTTCCTCTGTCGTGGCTTCCAACCTTAACCTCTCTCGTTGTTGTCATGTATCCCTTCAACCGTTTCACGTCGGATAATTTCACCGGTTTCACTATGAAATCCTCTGCACCTTCCTCCAAGCATCTACATGGTTTCAAATTTTCCAATTCCTTTCAGATTTCTAAAACTTAACTAGAATTAGAAAAATGTAGCATGAAGGAAACAAATCATTAATCATAATACCTGTCTATGCGAGGCAAAACGTTTTCGGAAGACATAATCACTACCGGAATTTCCCTGAACATGGACGATTCCTGCATCGAGTAAAAAGTTTTCAGTTAGAATTATCAATCACAAGGAGAAATCAAGGGTTTATGATTAGAATTTGAATTATTAACTAATGAACCTTTATTTTCTTGAGCAATTCATAACCTGTCATCTCGGGCATGCAGTAGTCTGTGATAATTAGATCCACCTTCAAACTCGGCtgaggaaaataaaaaacaaaaacatagagCAGAAAATAAGCTATGGAAAATAAAcgaaagtgaaaagaaaattataatgataCTGATACATACGACAAAACCCTCAGATTCAGAGGTCCTTCTCTGCTCGTCCAACCCCAGAAATTGCAGTGCTCTGATTCCACTGTCCACAGCTGTAACTGCAATTTTTCCATCCAAATAAAacccaaaaaaagaaaaaatctttaACAGAACACAGATAAAAGAGTAAGAAAAAAGAACAATATAAAACACCGAACAGTGTGTTTTGCTTTGATATGTTAAAGAACAGTTAATTACCTTTACAAGCTGAGATTTTGAGCAAGCGTTCAATGACCTTTCGATCAACGAGGCTGTCGTCGACGGCCAAAACATGAACCTCGTGAGAATCCTCCGGCGAGACATGATCGAAGGAAACGACGGCGTCTGTGTCCATCGAAAAGTGCAGAGGGAATTGTAAgcagagagaaagaaagaaagaaagaaagaaataaaagaacagAAAGAGGATTCCTTAACATGGGTGAACAAATCTTAAATACAGTGTTATATTAATGAATGTGGCTATGTGACATGTTATGTTGTTGTTCCATAATATCCATCTGTCaccgctttttttttttaaataattattactactattgtaataataataataatggtataATAACAATAAAGTCTCTTTTGGAAAAATCAAATCTTAAaatcttctctctttatttatgttttttggaAGATGGCGCTGAGATTCTGAAATCCACTTTGGTTTGTGATCTCAAACggaatttctttttccttttttctttttttctcttttctgatCCCAAGCTAAGTAAGGTATTAATGACACGTCCTCAAACAAAATCTCGCGTGATTTTGGTCAATCTTGGGAGTTTGTGAACGACGTCGCACAGTGATTGGTGGGTGTGACAGCGTTGACCGAAGTCAAGGCTGAACCAAACAGCGCCGTCAAATTCCCAACGTCATTTTTTCACCGTTCCTCGTTTGGTAAGTGGTCGTGAAAGAAGAGAAGTCCTTAATTAATGCTAAGAagatttttctgattttgtgtgagtttatgtttcttttttgtgGGGTTGCAATAAATTGTAAGAGTATTTATGGGTGTAGAGTATCTATGCTAATCTTCATGGAAGCGATATCATGCACGTGCAACCTCGTGTGAgttggtttattttatttttattttgatttgtgtGTCCGTGTTTTGTGGTAAAAAAAAGGTTGCTGTACAAAATGAAGAAGATATGTTTGTTGATGTTGGAAAATAACTTGATTAAGGAAGTGAAATTTCATTGGGATTTGAATTGattttgttctttctctttGAACATTAATTTTAAGCTATATTCATGGAGGTGATATTTTCGAGAGATTTCTTTCTTTATGGAGAATAATTGACGAGATTGGTCAAAGACTGAAAACAATGCCAgctcaaaattaaaatcaacactTATTATTTTATGCATGTCaataattcatttcattttatttattaataatgtaaGTACTTTGAGTATCTCTAATTCATAATCATAACATGCAAAGATCGATTACTTGTACGGCTGAAGGACATggaatgattttaattttcataaagtTGAGAAAATACCAAAGTTTGAGATAACGCAAATTCCAACCTTtctaaaatactaatttaaataatcccAAGTTGCATTTAGTGCATGGAAATAAATCATTTTAGGTTTATGTTTAGCCAAATAGTTAAttgtctctctttttttaataaaaggaaGGGTTACCATACCAATATAGTTGGTATTTAGTGAGTTAAATCACTCACTTtaagtattattatcattaaaatttctaaaagtatataataaactttctaaaaatataaaggatatataaaaatatgtaaagtaAGTTTATTAAGAATACATATTagtgaataaataaattgatcTAATGTTAATCGTTAAAATCGAATAATCGGTATATAGACATACTTCTTTCGTTAAATGTATGTTTAGCctagtaattaattattatttttaaccaaacataCCAATATAACTGCTATTCAATGAATTAAAtcacttattttaattatcattaagttatctaattttatatgtaaatccGTTCACGGtgatttaaacttttataaccACTTTAACTTAAAGAAACTGCAACTATTGATTAAATACTTGTTTAAAGGAGACCCTATTTTATAAACTCTTTTAGCATCTTTCAATTAAaggatttaattataataaaacactTATTTGAGGGAAGCTTTAtcacttttattaaaataaacattttaacctcacaaaatactaaaaatgtaATTGTTACTTTAGTTTCATCAATTGATTTACATTGCTAATAGAAGAAATAGAGTTATGTTATGCTTACATTTTATTCTTCTTCGATcttcatataaaagaaaataatgccCACTTAAACACTCAATTTTCACaactcttaaaataaaataatatcaattataaattccATAATTACAGTTTTACCTTTAAAATCATCTCATTCaattttttgtccaaaaaaatacattaatttcaCTCAGTTTGCATGTTTTCTCTCtcaataattatttgaaaacacTTCTAACAATTATCATTTTAATCCCCacctataaaattaatttatttcaaatgaaacaaaaccaAATAATCAACAACAACATTAATTTCACTTAATTTGCATGTTGTCTCTCAATATTCAAAAACTTGGTACACTTCTAACAATTATCATTTTAATCTCCATcattaaaatcaatttcttttaaatgaagtaaaatcaataatcaagaagaataatgatttttttaagttgtctaataaattacaaatactgtaataatttaaaatgaaatcaaGTATAGAGATAAAACCTAACATAAGAATTATGCATATATTTATTCATCAGAGTGAAGATGGATTTGAATAATACTTACATatgcaaatttatttacattattataaaaaagttaactaGAAACTCAATCTCTATTTATAAATCACCAAAACAGAATTAGTGGGTTAAGATTTCCCACCAAAATAAAGGTATGGTTTCGTGAAGGGCAGATAGgattgaataaaaaaactattaatcaattttttattcaattaaaatttaattaaaaatattacttaatctgattcatttaataaaaaaatggtttattcattaatttttttaatggatatatatatatatatatatatatatatatatatatatgtatatatatctatatatatatatatataatttattcataaaattaacacttttgaaattaaaaatattaaatttatattttaaaagctcacttttaaaaagataaatttatgaaagaattaattgtaaaaataattgaattaattttaatatgtgtttattaaaataagaattggttggattttaagaaataatagaTGGATTATTATTCATTcataaaatgaaatagaaaaatttaatgccatttaattatattgtaCTTAATAACTTagaaaaattacttataaaGGAATCCAAAGAATGATGGATAAATAGATTGTTTTGAtgtcttataattttatttcaatttactATTAGGTATTGGTTTTAAATGTATGATTAAAacttttttgtaatattatgtGATTAATCACAAAATTGTTACATTAAACAATACTTATAACCtgtaaaacaaaacaaaaacattaattaatttaaatggcACTATACTTTATCTCTagacaatttataatttttaacgtatcataaatataaaaaaaaacaatattaactcaataaatttcattataaaataatatcatgtttcaatcatattatatattcattttatctcGTTTTGATAGATAGAATCAAGCAAAAGTCAAGACAACAAAAAagtttaatagaaaataaatatctgTTCAAAAGCATTTTAAGCATAACaaccataaaaaaaagtattttatatacaACAAATAGCTGGTACATATGAAATTCCATATCTAGCTTTTCATATTCACGAACATGtatcagaaaaaataaaatacaagagGTATAAGCTCCCTCATAATGTTGGACAAAGGGgcaaaaattaaatgaaatgaaaaatgctTTCCTACATTTTAccttaaaattaattcatttatattttcgTCCCAAAATCCTGATTATTTTAAGAAaggtaaatttaaaaattgattcaCACAAATCTTCTAATTTCAAGATTTTAAGTCTAGCCTATCTTCTTCCTTTTTATTAGAATTCttgtactatttattttatatgcctttaaaatatactaattttgatattagaaaatatatcaaacataCGTGTATTTGAAACGTATAACTAAAGAATAATACTAAAAATCCGACATATAATTCAAATTCCCTAAACATGGGGTTCAATATAaatcttcataatttttttagtaagttatcaaatttaaatactataGGTGAAATTGCTAGAATCTAAGGACTCGTTagttttttgaaaaatgtttgaGTGCATGGCTCACATGGTAAAACTCAATTTTTGCATGGCTCATGGTTTTCATAAAAAAGGATacaattttgtttatatgtgtAATAAGTCAATATTTAgccataataataaataaaaacaaaaaccattCCATCAACCCACGCAATCAACCAACATCATAAATCACATGTGACCATATTTGTCTCACAACCTCCTGATCTCATTTTgataattgaagaaaacaaaaatataagtattttttttatcaaatattaaattactaaaataagcaattccaattttagttttatcatctttgttttctttaaaaattgaaataattgacttttgttttcattattttagttaattatgTTTGTATGTAGTGCAAAATTTGAGTACAAAAACTTGTTGTTGGAGGAATGATGGTGGTACCACGGACAAAATGATGTAGGAGAATATTTTGAAGGGTCGTCGACAATAGAACCACAAGTTGGATTGGTATTTGTTCCAATGAAGTAAAAACTTGTGgtgaaacaaagaaaaatgttaatttcTTCTATTATATGCttaagatataatattttttttctcttattcgaatttatgattttaatttggtgtcttaaacttaaaaaggTTCACTTTAATTACTGGAAGTT encodes:
- the LOC114171183 gene encoding two-component response regulator ARR5-like; its protein translation is MDTDAVVSFDHVSPEDSHEVHVLAVDDSLVDRKVIERLLKISACKVTAVDSGIRALQFLGLDEQRRTSESEGFVPSLKVDLIITDYCMPEMTGYELLKKIKESSMFREIPVVIMSSENVLPRIDRCLEEGAEDFIVKPVKLSDVKRLKGYMTTTREVKVGSHDRGSGVVDDVGVEIEINNKRKLVEEEEEETSDMSSSSSPPSVSTLSSSPSVSSPSSSPTSSPIRRLKMSSSSSSSSD